TTGTCATAAACCATTAGCATCAGGAGACAATCAGTATCACCCTGCTTGTCTTGATCGTTTTTGGGAAAGTGACACACCTGTATTTCAATTAGATTATGATATATCACAAATAAATGAGCTTGCTGAAGAAAACGTTGCACAGCGTATTATAGTAACGGGTGTACAGCCAAAATTGTCAATGGGCTTTACAAAAACTGCAACTGAAGAGCGTTTAACCATAGTTGGTGCTTTAAACGGAAGATATATTTTAAAACCACCTTATTCTGCTTATCCACAAATGCCAGAACTAGAAGCTTTGTGTATGCTAATGACCCAAGCTTGTGGCATTGAAACCGTTCCTTTTTTATTACTGCCTTTAAAAGGTGGAGAGTTGGCTTACATAACGAGACGTATAGATCGTAATGCGCAAGGCGATAAGTTCGCTATGGAAGATGCATGTCAATTTAATGAGCGACTAACAGAGCATAAGTATAGAGGGTCTTACGAGCAAATTGCCAAAGGGATAATCGCCTACTCTAAAAACCCCATAAAGGATGTTGTTCATTTTTATGAACAAGTAATTGTGTCTTTCTTAATGGGAAATAATGATATGCATTTAAAGAATTTTTCGCTTATAGCGAAAGCGTCCAACGCATACGAACTCACACCAGCATACGATATGATTTCAGCACAATTATTATTACCAGACGATTTAGAAGATTTAGCATTGAATCTTAATGGAAAGAAGCGAAAGTTAAAACGAGGAGATTTTAATGAAGCCATGTTAAAAGCGCATATACCAGAAAAAGCGATTGAAAATCTTTGGAAACGTATTGAAAAAGGGATGCAGGAATGGTCAGGATTAATTGATCACAGCTTTCTTTCTGAAGAACGAAAAGAGAGTTTTAAAAAATTAATAAATAATAAAACAACTCAACTAACAATTGAAGTTGTCAAAAATTAATTTAGAATAAAAAATGGCAAATAGCAAACACGCGCATTTAAGATATAATATTCTAGATTATTGCTTTCGTAATAAGTCTTATGGTTTTGAGGAATTATTAAGAATTCTAAATGAAGGTATTACAGAGTTATATCCTGGTGAAGAAATTTCAGAAAGAACTTTGCGCGAAGACATTAAAGTTTTCAGAGATAAGAAAGAAGGATTTGGGGCACCACTTAAAGAAGGAATGAGAACTTATAAGTACTCAGATACTAATTTCTCTATTGCACAGCGACCTTTACAGAAATATGAACAATATTTAATTGAAGCTGCACAACAACTTTTATCTAGATTTGAGAATCATCCAAAGTATAATAAACTGGCAGAAGCTTTAATTAAGTTTCAAGACGAAGAAGAACAAGAAAACGATGCATCTAGAATCTTGTTTTATGACCATAACGAAGAATATAAAGGCATAAAATTCCTAAAACCATTATATCTAGCAATCAAGAAACAGCAAGTGCTACAAATAAACTATCAGGGATTTAAAGACGAATCTTCTTCAATGTTTGAGTTTCATCCTCACATATTGAAACAATACAATAGAAGATGGTTTGTTTTTGGCTTGAATAAAACTAGAGAGATTAAAGAATGGAGTATTCCATTAGATGAAAGACTTATAGGTTTTGAAACACTTGAAGATGTCAATTATTTAGATTCAAACAAAGATTGGGAAACCTTTTTCAGAACAATGGTTGGTGTAGTAAGACCTAAAGAAGCACAAATAGAAAAAGTTGTTCTACGATTCCATAATGGAAGAGAAAATTATTTTAAAACAAAACCATTTCAACCAGATTACGAAGAGTTTTTTGAAAAAGAAAAACAAGATCAAGTTTGGTTTGAGACAATAATAAATAAAGAATTAGTACAACAGTTATTGTCATATGGTCAAGATTTAGAGGTGCTAGAGCCAGAGCTATTAAAAAAGCAAATGAGAGAACATTCAAATACAATGCAACAGTTTTATAAAGACTAACTGTGCGGATACTCTGCGTAGTTAAGTGATTAATTTGTAGAGTAAAATTAAAAAAGAGATACTATAATTATGACCCTACACGAAGCTATAGAACAAGTACTGCAGAATGCAGAAAAGCCTCTTTTATCGAGAGATATAGCTGATATCATAAATGATCTAACCCTTTACATTCGTAAGGACGGGCTTCCAGTATCTGCTTCACAAGTAACAACAAGAGCCAATAATTACTCTAAACTCTTTACAAGAGAAGCGGGTAAAATTAAATTAGTAAAAGATGATATTGTTAGCTTAAAATTTCAACATTACAGAAATTTATTAGTTCATCAATCAGATTTTAACAGAATGGCTGGTAAAACAGGCAGCATCAATTTACTTATTCAAGCACTTGAAGAACTATTGCATGAAGATAATTACAAGTTTTCTTATAATTCAGTGTCAGAGCCAAATTTTAGTTATGCTGATAGGAACAGTCAACCAAGAGAAAAACTACTTGTAGCGTACAAATTATGTGATTGGTTTTTTAAGCAGTCTAGTAAGTATTCATTAAGATTAAATGATAGGTTAATTACAGTCCTATCGGGTTTTAAATGGTTCGCAAATAATGATAATTTAATTGAAACTTATTTTGAAGGATACAATGATTTCCTTTTAAAAATTGCAGCCGATAACAAAGGGGCTACGTTTTCAATTAAAAGTAAGTATAATCCAAACTTTTTTAATGAGTATGAGCACGACAATCAAATCAACAGAATAATTTCAAAATTAATTGACCAAGGTAATTTTGCCTACATGATGTCCCAAACAACAACTACAGGTATTTTTATTCCACCATTTAGTAGAAGTGCGGCCAGAAATTCAAGAGGGGAGTTTGATCATATTTTATCAAAATTACAGAATAATCATTACGAGTTAGATAAAGCTATACTAATTGTACCGTCAGGTGTTTTAAGCAGTCAAGCATCATTTAATAAGGAGGCTAGAGAGCAAATTATAAACTCGGGTGCTTTAGAAACTGTTATTTCATTTCCTAACGGCATGTTCGAAAATACGGCTATTAATGTATCCATGCTTATTTTTGATTTTAACAATAGAGATAATAAAGTATTCTTTTTAGATGCCTCAAATATATTAAAGGAGGATATGTCAGAGATGGTTAGAACTATAAATAATAAAAAATCACTTCGAGATATCTCCAGAACTATAACTTATCAAGACCTCTTTCATTACGATTTAAACCCAAAGAGATATGTAGTTAATATTGATGATATAGAAGTCAAGCCTGGCCATCAGTTATATCCTATTGGGCAACTAATAGTAGAGCGAAAATACGGTGCAATGTTCCGAAATAAAAATAGTTTATATGTAGGAGGGGAATATAAGTTGATTAAAATGGGAGATATAGACAAAAATGATCTCTATTTCGAAACAAAAGAGAATATGCTCGGTATTGATCACGACGAAATTCAAAATGTAGATAAGCATTTAATAAGAGGTGGTGTAGTATTGAGTGCATTTCATAAAAAAATCAAGGCATCGGTTTTGCCAAACGATACGTCCTTTGCATTGGGACAAAACTTGTATTGGCTTAAATTTAAAGAAGATGAAGTTTTAGATGAATATGTAGCCAGAGAATTAACACAATCGTATGTTACAAAACAAGTAGAATATTATTCCAAAGGAGCCACAATTGCCAGATTGAATATTAGGGATTTAATGGAGATTAATATTCAGGTTCCTAGTTTGGAAGAGCAAAAGAACATCCTCTTTAAAGAATTCAGAAAATCAGAAAAGGCAGTTCATGGTGAGGGTATAACTAACAAGGAACAAGATTTCATAAAAACGCTTAAACACACGCTCAAACAACCGTTATCTGGATTGAGCAATGATTTCTCATCATTAAAATCGTTTTTAAAAGAGAAAACAAAGACGAAAGAGTCAATTGAGAACACTGAAACAATTGTACCTGTTTTTGATACAGATACACCAGAACAGATAAAAATTCATACACTTAAAAATACACTCGATAGAATGGAGCGTGCGGTTACAGATATGGATTATATTCTAGAACAGGCAATCAAAATCATTTCTATTTCAGAACCTGCAAAGGAAAGTATCGAGCTGAAAAAGTTTTTGCAAAACATTGCATCAGAATATACAAAAATTCAGTTTAAAGTTACAGGTAAAGAAATAGAGTTTTTGGCAGACCGAAAGCAATTAAGGATCCTCATCCACAATTTCATCAGTAATGCAAACAAGCATGGGTTTCAGAAAAGTTCGGAAAAGCCAACAATATGGTTGGAGATAAAGCCTAAAGATGCGATTTCATTTCAACTGTCAATTCGTAATAACGGAGTACCATTACCACCAGAATTTACCATTCAAGATTTCTTGGCAAAAGGAAGCTCAATTCGATCAGATGTAGGTAGTGGCTTTGGTGGCTTTTTAATTGGTTTAATACTAAAAAAGCACAAAGGACAAGTAGAACTTATAAAAAATGAAGGCTTTGGAATATTGCCACATAACGTAGAATTTTTAATATCCCTACCAAAATAATTAATATGTCTAAACCAATAAAAGTACTATTAGTAGATGATAAAAAGGACTATTGCGAATCGCTATCTGGTGTATCACGAAATAGTAATATTAAAGTAGAATATAAACTGGATTGGGAAACAGGTTTTGAACTTTTAAAAAATGATCAGTCTATCGAGTTTGTTATTCTAGATGGAAAAGGTAAAATTGAGGCTGACCAGGAAACTGAAAAAGATAATTTTGTAGTTCGTGCTATGAAAGATATTGACAACTATTCAACGCAAATAAGTAAACACATCCCCTATTGTGTTAACACAGGTTTTATGGAACGTTTTGAAGCTTTAGAGGATAATGTGAATATATTCGAGAAAAACGATAAGGATAGAGATAAAATGTTTCAGCACATCATTGAAGAAGTCACAAAATCAGAATACCGTACGTCAAGAATAAAATTCGAAGAATCATTTTTAGCTTTTGATAAAGGGATAATAAATAAAGTACATGAACATTTATTAATAGAAATTATTAATGCGTATGAGGCAAAAGACTTTCGCAAAAAAAACATTAATGTTCAAAGAGATTTACTTGAAGCAATTTATATGGGATTAAACGATCCGATTCCATGTATCCCAAATGGATTATTTAAAGATGATGGAAAGCCAAATCATGAATGGTGTACGCGTTTTATGGAAGACAGAGAAACAAATGGAAATAAACTAAATAAAGCAATACCTCAAGATATAAAATCAGCCTTTAGAAAACTAAAAGAATCTACCAATAGATATTCTCATCTCGATGATAATGAGGTTTTAAAAGCACCTTTTTCATCAAACAAATTTTTACTTATTGAAATTTTGGAGTGGCTTCCGGAATTTGTTGAAACTAATTATAAAAATTATTTATAACGATATATGATCACAGGACAACTAAAATCACAAATAGACCAAATCTGGAACACCTTCTGGACAGGCGGAATATCAAACACCATCACAATTGTTGAGCAGTTAACCTACCTAATCTTCATCAAAGATTTAGACGAAACCGAAACACGTAACGAGCGTATGGCAAAACGACTAAACAAAGACTTTAGTCCTATTTTTGGTAAAGACCAGCAAAACTTTCGTTGGAAGAATTTAAAAGAAATGGATGTACAAGCACGTCACAACATTTTCAATAATTCTGTTGATGGTATTTTCCCATTCATTCGCAGTTTAGGTAGCGAGAAAAGTTTGTTTAGCACCTATATGAAAGATGCCTCTTTTAGTATCAATAAAGCGGCAACATTAGACCTAGTAATCGAAAAACTAGAGCGTGTTGACATGTCAAAACAAGATATAAAAGGAGATATCTACGAGTACTTATTATCTAAACTAGAAGGTGGTGGTACATCTGGTCAGTTTAGAACACCAAGACACATTATTAAGTTAATGACAGAAATGATGCAACCTACACTTGAAGATACCATATGTGATCCTTCAGTAGGCACAGCTGGTTTTCTAGTAGCATCCAAAGAGTATATAGACAAGCATTATAGTGTTACAGAGCTAGACAAGCGTAAAGACCACATAAACAAACATATGTTTAACGGTACCGAGTTTGATGCTACCATGTTGCGTATTGCCTCAATGAACCTCTTTTTACACGGTGTAGAAGAACCTAACATTGTAGATGTAGATGCAGTAAGCAAAGACAATACGGTTAGCGATGCCTATACTTTAGTATTAGCAAACCCACCATTTAAAGGGACTATAGATAAAGAAAGTATCGCACCAGGACTGCGAAATGTCACCGATACTACAAAAACAGAATTACTGTTTTTAGCTTTAATGCTTCGCCAATTGAAGAAAGGAGGGCGTGCAGCAGTAATTGTACCAGATGGGGTTCTGTTTGGAGCAGGAAAAGCTTTTAAAAGCATACGCTCAGAAATTGTAAAAAACCATAAGTTGGAAGCGGTTATCTCATTACCCAGTGGTGTATTTAAACCATATTCTGGAGTTAGTACCGCTATAATTATTTTTACAAAGACCGATAATGGTGGTACAGATAAGGTGTGGTTTTATGATATGCTGGCAGATGGTAAATCTCTAGACGATAAACGGGACCTATTGGTAGAACCAGAAGTATTTGAAGCCTTTTCTTTTGGTGATGCTTTTGCTCAAGAAGCCAGTGCAGGTAAAGAAAATTTACATAGCAAATTTAATTTACCAGATATTTTAGCACGTTACCCAAAACGTAACCAAGAAAAAAGAGCAAGGACAGAGCAATCCTTCTTAGTACCATATAAAGAAATAAAAGATAATGATTGGGATTTATCTATTAATCGTTACAAAGAAATTATATATGAAGAAGTGGAATATGATGCACCTTCGGAAATATTAAATCGAATCAAGACTTTGAATAAGGAAAGAGATTCATTAATCTTAAAACTAGAAAAGCATTAGTATGATTGATGAAATTGAATTAGCTAGCCTTTACGCCAAAAAGACTAAAAGTCTAAATCCGAAAAAGTTTAAAGATGAGACATTTGAATTATACAGCATAAGAGCTTTTGATAATGGGTATCCTGAGATAATCACGGGTGCAGAAATAGGTTCAAG
The sequence above is drawn from the Cellulophaga sp. Hel_I_12 genome and encodes:
- a CDS encoding N-6 DNA methylase, with the protein product MTLHEAIEQVLQNAEKPLLSRDIADIINDLTLYIRKDGLPVSASQVTTRANNYSKLFTREAGKIKLVKDDIVSLKFQHYRNLLVHQSDFNRMAGKTGSINLLIQALEELLHEDNYKFSYNSVSEPNFSYADRNSQPREKLLVAYKLCDWFFKQSSKYSLRLNDRLITVLSGFKWFANNDNLIETYFEGYNDFLLKIAADNKGATFSIKSKYNPNFFNEYEHDNQINRIISKLIDQGNFAYMMSQTTTTGIFIPPFSRSAARNSRGEFDHILSKLQNNHYELDKAILIVPSGVLSSQASFNKEAREQIINSGALETVISFPNGMFENTAINVSMLIFDFNNRDNKVFFLDASNILKEDMSEMVRTINNKKSLRDISRTITYQDLFHYDLNPKRYVVNIDDIEVKPGHQLYPIGQLIVERKYGAMFRNKNSLYVGGEYKLIKMGDIDKNDLYFETKENMLGIDHDEIQNVDKHLIRGGVVLSAFHKKIKASVLPNDTSFALGQNLYWLKFKEDEVLDEYVARELTQSYVTKQVEYYSKGATIARLNIRDLMEINIQVPSLEEQKNILFKEFRKSEKAVHGEGITNKEQDFIKTLKHTLKQPLSGLSNDFSSLKSFLKEKTKTKESIENTETIVPVFDTDTPEQIKIHTLKNTLDRMERAVTDMDYILEQAIKIISISEPAKESIELKKFLQNIASEYTKIQFKVTGKEIEFLADRKQLRILIHNFISNANKHGFQKSSEKPTIWLEIKPKDAISFQLSIRNNGVPLPPEFTIQDFLAKGSSIRSDVGSGFGGFLIGLILKKHKGQVELIKNEGFGILPHNVEFLISLPK
- a CDS encoding YafY family protein, with the translated sequence MANSKHAHLRYNILDYCFRNKSYGFEELLRILNEGITELYPGEEISERTLREDIKVFRDKKEGFGAPLKEGMRTYKYSDTNFSIAQRPLQKYEQYLIEAAQQLLSRFENHPKYNKLAEALIKFQDEEEQENDASRILFYDHNEEYKGIKFLKPLYLAIKKQQVLQINYQGFKDESSSMFEFHPHILKQYNRRWFVFGLNKTREIKEWSIPLDERLIGFETLEDVNYLDSNKDWETFFRTMVGVVRPKEAQIEKVVLRFHNGRENYFKTKPFQPDYEEFFEKEKQDQVWFETIINKELVQQLLSYGQDLEVLEPELLKKQMREHSNTMQQFYKD
- a CDS encoding HipA domain-containing protein, with the translated sequence MSSCLACHKPLASGDNQYHPACLDRFWESDTPVFQLDYDISQINELAEENVAQRIIVTGVQPKLSMGFTKTATEERLTIVGALNGRYILKPPYSAYPQMPELEALCMLMTQACGIETVPFLLLPLKGGELAYITRRIDRNAQGDKFAMEDACQFNERLTEHKYRGSYEQIAKGIIAYSKNPIKDVVHFYEQVIVSFLMGNNDMHLKNFSLIAKASNAYELTPAYDMISAQLLLPDDLEDLALNLNGKKRKLKRGDFNEAMLKAHIPEKAIENLWKRIEKGMQEWSGLIDHSFLSEERKESFKKLINNKTTQLTIEVVKN
- a CDS encoding class I SAM-dependent DNA methyltransferase; translated protein: MITGQLKSQIDQIWNTFWTGGISNTITIVEQLTYLIFIKDLDETETRNERMAKRLNKDFSPIFGKDQQNFRWKNLKEMDVQARHNIFNNSVDGIFPFIRSLGSEKSLFSTYMKDASFSINKAATLDLVIEKLERVDMSKQDIKGDIYEYLLSKLEGGGTSGQFRTPRHIIKLMTEMMQPTLEDTICDPSVGTAGFLVASKEYIDKHYSVTELDKRKDHINKHMFNGTEFDATMLRIASMNLFLHGVEEPNIVDVDAVSKDNTVSDAYTLVLANPPFKGTIDKESIAPGLRNVTDTTKTELLFLALMLRQLKKGGRAAVIVPDGVLFGAGKAFKSIRSEIVKNHKLEAVISLPSGVFKPYSGVSTAIIIFTKTDNGGTDKVWFYDMLADGKSLDDKRDLLVEPEVFEAFSFGDAFAQEASAGKENLHSKFNLPDILARYPKRNQEKRARTEQSFLVPYKEIKDNDWDLSINRYKEIIYEEVEYDAPSEILNRIKTLNKERDSLILKLEKH